A region from the Triticum aestivum cultivar Chinese Spring chromosome 3D, IWGSC CS RefSeq v2.1, whole genome shotgun sequence genome encodes:
- the LOC123076929 gene encoding uncharacterized protein isoform X1, giving the protein MNDMLFTPGRGSRSPTNAVITPRFELNSSGSISPLVASGLGVRADGPTQAPSHNPNPQARDNNPSESATTLPPAPTSEMGTPSYRLAAAVTAPPGAEAEFLLVRQLPPTPPLGVEEEGEYGRYVDSDLYDLPSAPLRRLADGEPARPGVALAGAEAEGSLDLSRLDVPAALHQILSQLGLTNAMCGEWRLLKHIVEAEFGPDAGVNTVLIITSLESKPEALPDSCKWMSKEGARELLSDVKPGGTRIGPYVHVGFVKSELSSDCTAGSTLVSQEYPPGITLVPMKSSTLRPFRTTNLVVIQATSGTCASKRSDYFACGDALLIDPGCCSQVHTELADLVNSLPKKLLVLVTHHHNDHVEGLSVVQRCNPDAVLLTHENTMKRIGKGNWSTGNTAVTGGESICIGDQELQVVFAPGHTDGHMGLLHVNTNALIVGDHCVGHGSAILDNRAGGNMKDYFQTTYKFLEMSPHVLIPMHGRINLWPKHMLCGYLKNRKAREASILQSIENGAQTLFDIVSKTYCDVDRKLWIPASFNVRLHVDHLNSQHKLPKDFSTEKFESSCGTHFIFWWGVAYAQARSSPALIIAASALAAGGLAIAYALRRKNGNQP; this is encoded by the exons ATGAACGACATGCTCTTCACCCCCGGCCGCGGAAGCAGATCACCAACCAACGCCGTCATCACGCCCAGATTTGAATTGAATTCTTCCGGAAGCATCTCTCCCCTTGTCGCCAGTGGCCTCGGCGTGCGGGCCGACGGACCAACCCAAGCTCCCTCCCATAATCCCAACCCCCAAGCCAGAGATAACAACCCCAGCGAGTCGGCGACAACCCTCCCTCCCGCTCCGACGTCGGAGATGGGCACCCCCTCGTACCGGCTCGCGGCGGCGGTCACGGCCCCCCCGGGCGCCGAGGCCGAGTTCCTCCTCGTCCGGCAGCTGCCCCCGACGCCCCCGCtgggggtggaggaggagggggagtacGGGCGCTACGTCGACAGCGACCTCTACGACCTCCCGTCGGCGCCCCTGCGGCGCCTCGCGGATGGGGAGCCGGCCCGGCCGGGCGTGGCCCTCGCCGGCGCGGAGGCCGAGGGCTCCCTCGACCTCTCGCGCCTGGACGTCCCCGCCGCCCTCCACCAG ATTTTGAGCCAATTGGGCCTGACAAACGCAATGTGCGGGGAGTGGAGGCTCCTCAAGCATATTGTGGAGGCAGAGTTCGGCCCTGACGCGGGCGTCAACACGGTGCTCATCATCACGTCGCTCGAGTCGAAACCGGAGGCATTGCCAG ACTCCTGTAAATGGATGTCCAAGGAGGGTGCTCGGGAATTGCTTTCTGACGTGAAGCCCGGTGGTACTCGAATTGGGCCCTATGTGCATGTTGGATTTGTTAAATCGGAGCTATCTTCAGATTGTACAGCTGGCTCCACATTGGTCTCCCAG GAGTACCCTCCCGGAATAACCCTTGTACCAATGAAGAGTAGTACCCTACGGCCTTTTCGCACAACTAATCTCGTGGTAATACAAGCAACCAGTGGTACATGTGCATCGAAGCGATCTGATTATTTTGCTTGTGGAGATGCTTTACTTATAGATCCTGGATGTTGCTCACAGGTTCATACAGAG CTTGCAGATCTTGTCAATTCCCTTCCAAAGAAGTTACTGGTCCTTGTtacgcatcatcataatgatcatGTCGAGG GTCTTTCGGTTGTTCAGAGATGCAATCCTGATGCTGTTCTTTTGACACATGAAAACACGATGAAGCGCATAGGAAAAG GGAATTGGTCAACCGGCAATACTGCTGTGACTGGTGGTGAAAGCATATGCATAGGTGACCAAGAACTGCAAGTCGTTTTTGCTCCT GGTCATACAGATGGTCATATGGGGCTTCTCCATGTCAATACCAATGCACTAATTGTCGGAGATCATTGTGTAGG GCATGGAAGTGCAATATTGGACAATAGAGCTGGTGGCAACATGAAG GACTACTTCCAAACCACATACAAATTCTTGGAGATGTCGCCACACGTGCTAATTCCAATGCATGGAAGAATCAACCTATGGCCCAAGCATATGCTTTGTGGATATCTCAA GAATCGAAAGGCTAGAGAAGCCTCCATTCTGCAATCCATAGAGAATGGTGCTCAAACTTTGTTTGATATAGTTTCGAAGACTTACTGTGATGTAGACAGGAAATTGTGGATTCCTGCATCCTTCAATGTTCGCCTTCATGTTGATCATCTGAACTCTCAACATAAACTTCCCAAG GACTTCTCAACGGAAAAGTTTGAATCGAGCTGCGGAACACATTTCATATTTTGGTGGGGCGTAGCGTATGCCCAAGCCAGGAGCTCACCCGCCCTCATCATCGCGGCAAGTGCCCTCGCCGCCGGTGGTCTGGCGATCGCGTATGCCCTCAGAAGGAAAAATGGCAACCAGCCCTAG
- the LOC123076930 gene encoding plastidic glucose transporter 4 isoform X2, giving the protein MGMSVLHSRLRIVQDVADPEDIPSDKLQAKSSGSVLPYVGVACLGAILFGYHLGVVNGALEYLSKDLGIAENAVLQGWVVSTTLAGATVGSFTGGALADKLGRTRTFILDAIPLAVGAFLSATAQDVRTMIIGRLLAGIGIGISSALVPLYISEISPTEIRGALGTINQLFICIGILAALVAGLPLAQNPAWWRTMFGISIVPSILLALGMAVSPESPRWLFQQGKISQAEAAIKKLYGKEKVTEVMYDLKASGQGSNEPDANWFDLFSKRYWKVVSVGAALFLLQQLAGINAVVYYSTSVFRSAGIASDVAASALVGAANVFGTMIASSLMDKQGRKSLLITSFSGMAASMLLLSLSFTWKALAPYSGTLAVVGTVLYVLSFALGAGPVPALLLPEIFASRIRAKAVALSMGMHWVSNFFIGLYFLSVVNKFGISTVYLGFASVCALAVLYIAGNVVETKGRSLEEIERELSPPSKADANAFLVSDQ; this is encoded by the exons ATGGGAATGTCCGTGTTGCATAGTAGGCTCCGAATTGTACAGGATGTTG CTGACCCCGAGGATATTCCATCTGACAAGCTTCAAGCTAAATCTTCTGGGAGTGTTCTGCCGTACGTTGGCGTTGCTTGCTTGGGGGCAATTCTGTTTGGCTACCATCTTGG TGTGGTCAATGGCGCACTTGAATATCTCTCGAAAGATCTTGGGATTGCTGAAAatgctgtgttacaag GATGGGTGGTTAGCACAACCCTGGCTGGCGCGACAGTAGGTTCTTTTACTGGAGGGGCTTTGGCTGATAAATTAGGGAGAACACGGACATTTATCCTAGATGCAATCCCTCTTGCTGTAGGCGCATTCTTGAG TGCAACAGCTCAAGATGTCCGTACAATGATTATTGGTCGATTACTTGCTGGGATTGGTATTGGGATCTCTTCTGCTCTTGTGCCCCTTTACATATCTGAG ATCTCACCAACTGAAATACGTGGAGCACTTGGTACGATTAATCAGCTGTTTATCTGCATTGGAATTCTTGCAGCTTTGGTAGCTGGATTGCCATTAGCACAAAATCCTGCATG GTGGAGGACAATGTTTGGAATTTCAATAGTTCCATCTATTTTGTTGGCTCTAGGAATGGCTGTTTCACCTGAAAGCCCTCGCTGGCTATTCCAG CAAGGAAAGATTTCTCAAGCAGAAGCAGCTATAAAAAAATTGTATGGGAAAGAGAAGGTTACTGAAGTCATGTATGACCTAAAGGCTAGTGGGCAAGGATCTAATGAGCCAGATGCCAACTGGTTTGATCTATTCAGCAAACGCTATTGGAAAG TTGTGAGCGTGGGAGCGGCACTGTTTTTGTTGCAGCAACTTGCTGGCATAAATGCTGTTGTGTACTACTCTACATCAGTGTTCCGCAGTGCAGGCATTGCATCTGATGTTGCAGCGAGTGCTCTTGTTGGTGCCGCCAATGTTTTTG GTACCATGATTGCATCTTCACTGATGGACAAGCAAGGGAGGAAGAGCCTTCTCATAACAAGCTTTTCTGGAATG GCGGCGTCGATGTTACTCTTGTCATTGTCCTTCACCTGGAAGGCTTTGGCACCTTATTCCGGCACTCTTGCTGTTGTTGGCACTGTCCT GTATGTGCTGTCATTCGCTCTTGGAGCTGGCCCTGTTCCAGCTTTGCTCCTTCCTGAAATATTTGCCTCCAGAATAAGGGCCAAGGCTGTAGCATTATCAATGGGAATGCACTGG GTATCAAACTTCTTCATCGGCCTGTACTTCCTGAGCGTCGTCAACAAGTTTGGGATCAGCACCGTGTACTTGGGATTCGCGTCCGTGTGTGCTCTCGCGGTCCTGTACATTGCCGGGAATGTGGTCGAGACCAAGGGGCGATCCCTGGAAGAGATTGAGCGGGAGCTAAGCCCACCCAGTAAAGCCGATGCTAATGCTTTCTTGGTGAGTGATCAATGA
- the LOC123076930 gene encoding plastidic glucose transporter 4 isoform X1, with protein MMRCAVRGGGAHVVIGERRSPSSSSPGSGRSVVRMSEGRGGLCCGGVRSRAADLAGLEMGRPSAGAAGLFRSTRYGRVRATASADPEDIPSDKLQAKSSGSVLPYVGVACLGAILFGYHLGVVNGALEYLSKDLGIAENAVLQGWVVSTTLAGATVGSFTGGALADKLGRTRTFILDAIPLAVGAFLSATAQDVRTMIIGRLLAGIGIGISSALVPLYISEISPTEIRGALGTINQLFICIGILAALVAGLPLAQNPAWWRTMFGISIVPSILLALGMAVSPESPRWLFQQGKISQAEAAIKKLYGKEKVTEVMYDLKASGQGSNEPDANWFDLFSKRYWKVVSVGAALFLLQQLAGINAVVYYSTSVFRSAGIASDVAASALVGAANVFGTMIASSLMDKQGRKSLLITSFSGMAASMLLLSLSFTWKALAPYSGTLAVVGTVLYVLSFALGAGPVPALLLPEIFASRIRAKAVALSMGMHWVSNFFIGLYFLSVVNKFGISTVYLGFASVCALAVLYIAGNVVETKGRSLEEIERELSPPSKADANAFLVSDQ; from the exons ATGATGCGGTGCGCTGTGAGGGGCGGCGGTGCTCACGTCGTCATCGGCGAGCGgaggtcgccgtcgtcgtcgtcgcccggcAGCGGAAGGAGCGTCGTGCGGATGTCGGAGGGGCGCGGCGGGCTCTGCTGCGGCGGCGTGAGGTCGCGCGCGGCGGATCTCGCGGGGCTCGAGATGGGCAGGCCCAGCGCCGGCGCCGCGGGGCTCTTCCGGAGCACGCGCTACGGCCGCGTGCGCGCCACGGCCTCAG CTGACCCCGAGGATATTCCATCTGACAAGCTTCAAGCTAAATCTTCTGGGAGTGTTCTGCCGTACGTTGGCGTTGCTTGCTTGGGGGCAATTCTGTTTGGCTACCATCTTGG TGTGGTCAATGGCGCACTTGAATATCTCTCGAAAGATCTTGGGATTGCTGAAAatgctgtgttacaag GATGGGTGGTTAGCACAACCCTGGCTGGCGCGACAGTAGGTTCTTTTACTGGAGGGGCTTTGGCTGATAAATTAGGGAGAACACGGACATTTATCCTAGATGCAATCCCTCTTGCTGTAGGCGCATTCTTGAG TGCAACAGCTCAAGATGTCCGTACAATGATTATTGGTCGATTACTTGCTGGGATTGGTATTGGGATCTCTTCTGCTCTTGTGCCCCTTTACATATCTGAG ATCTCACCAACTGAAATACGTGGAGCACTTGGTACGATTAATCAGCTGTTTATCTGCATTGGAATTCTTGCAGCTTTGGTAGCTGGATTGCCATTAGCACAAAATCCTGCATG GTGGAGGACAATGTTTGGAATTTCAATAGTTCCATCTATTTTGTTGGCTCTAGGAATGGCTGTTTCACCTGAAAGCCCTCGCTGGCTATTCCAG CAAGGAAAGATTTCTCAAGCAGAAGCAGCTATAAAAAAATTGTATGGGAAAGAGAAGGTTACTGAAGTCATGTATGACCTAAAGGCTAGTGGGCAAGGATCTAATGAGCCAGATGCCAACTGGTTTGATCTATTCAGCAAACGCTATTGGAAAG TTGTGAGCGTGGGAGCGGCACTGTTTTTGTTGCAGCAACTTGCTGGCATAAATGCTGTTGTGTACTACTCTACATCAGTGTTCCGCAGTGCAGGCATTGCATCTGATGTTGCAGCGAGTGCTCTTGTTGGTGCCGCCAATGTTTTTG GTACCATGATTGCATCTTCACTGATGGACAAGCAAGGGAGGAAGAGCCTTCTCATAACAAGCTTTTCTGGAATG GCGGCGTCGATGTTACTCTTGTCATTGTCCTTCACCTGGAAGGCTTTGGCACCTTATTCCGGCACTCTTGCTGTTGTTGGCACTGTCCT GTATGTGCTGTCATTCGCTCTTGGAGCTGGCCCTGTTCCAGCTTTGCTCCTTCCTGAAATATTTGCCTCCAGAATAAGGGCCAAGGCTGTAGCATTATCAATGGGAATGCACTGG GTATCAAACTTCTTCATCGGCCTGTACTTCCTGAGCGTCGTCAACAAGTTTGGGATCAGCACCGTGTACTTGGGATTCGCGTCCGTGTGTGCTCTCGCGGTCCTGTACATTGCCGGGAATGTGGTCGAGACCAAGGGGCGATCCCTGGAAGAGATTGAGCGGGAGCTAAGCCCACCCAGTAAAGCCGATGCTAATGCTTTCTTGGTGAGTGATCAATGA
- the LOC123076931 gene encoding uncharacterized protein, with the protein MSPSSSDDEAAISSVSSEEDDISLPSSPSPSPEPAPAAKKPRRPRSGTGGPPRSWPTADEVVLLEAVVAHQERHGQLPSRDDLATALAGRIRFSGEQAARRVDSLRHRYYGSVRRLSRGTVPVTDDDMRVYKLSKRLWEGTVAERARRREHRAADKAARRHHERRGFAELEALYPCLAAEVEAIASRRPCGGVLKTAFGLIGDERAATLEARVRKQRRAELKAGMKRAELRGQVARTLLEFIE; encoded by the coding sequence atgtcTCCGTCGTCCTCCGACGACGAGGCCGCGATCTCCTCCGTCTCGTCCGAGGAAGACGACATCAGCCTGCCGTCATCGCCTTCCCCGTCCCCCGAGCCCGCTCCCGCAGCCAAGAAGCCGCGACGACCCCGGAGCGGCACGGGAGGGCCGCCGCGAAGCTGGCCGACCGCGGACGAGGTGGTCCTCCTGGAGGCCGTCGTCGCGCACCAGGAGCGGCACGGCCAGCTCCCCTCCCGCGACGACCTCGCGACCGCCCTCGCCGGCCGCATCCGGTTCAGCGGCGAGCAGGCCGCCAGGCGCGTGGACTCCCTGCGCCACCGCTACTACGGCTCCGTCCGGCGGCTCTCCCGCGGCACCGTCCCCGTCACGGACGACGACATGAGGGTCTACAAGCTCTCCAAGCGCCTCTGGGAGGGCACGGTGGCGGAGAGGGCGCGGCGCCGGGAGCATCGCGCCGCCGACAAGGCCGCGAGGCGCCACCACGAGCGGAGGGGCTTCGCCGAGCTCGAGGCGCTCTACCCCTGCCTCGCCGCGGAGGTGGAGGCGATCGCGTCGCGGCGGCCCTGCGGCGGGGTGCTCAAGACGGCGTTCGGGCTGATCGGCGACGAGAGGGCGGCGACGCTGGAGGCCAGGGTCAGGAAGCAGCGGCGCGCGGAGCTGAAGGCCGGGATGAAGCGGGCCGAGCTGAGGGGCCAGGTGGCCAGGACGCTACTCGAGTTCATCGAATGA
- the LOC123076929 gene encoding uncharacterized protein isoform X2, producing the protein MNDMLFTPGRGSRSPTNAVITPRFELNSSGSISPLVASGLGVRADGPTQAPSHNPNPQARDNNPSESATTLPPAPTSEMGTPSYRLAAAVTAPPGAEAEFLLVRQLPPTPPLGVEEEGEYGRYVDSDLYDLPSAPLRRLADGEPARPGVALAGAEAEGSLDLSRLDVPAALHQILSQLGLTNAMCGEWRLLKHIVEAEFGPDAGVNTVLIITSLESKPEALPDSCKWMSKEGARELLSDVKPGGTRIGPYVHVGFVKSELSSDCTAGSTLVSQEYPPGITLVPMKSSTLRPFRTTNLVVIQATSGTCASKRSDYFACGDALLIDPGCCSQVHTELADLVNSLPKKLLVLVTHHHNDHVEGLSVVQRCNPDAVLLTHENTMKRIGKGNWSTGNTAVTGGESICIGDQELQVVFAPGHTDGHMGLLHVNTNALIVGDHCVGHGSAILDNRAGGNMKDYFQTTYKFLEMSPHVLIPMHGRINLWPKHMLCGYLKNRKAREASILQSIENGAQTLFDIVSKTYCDVDRKLWIPASFNVRLHVDHLNSQHKLPKDFSLEMFSGSCDEFMSSLQQ; encoded by the exons ATGAACGACATGCTCTTCACCCCCGGCCGCGGAAGCAGATCACCAACCAACGCCGTCATCACGCCCAGATTTGAATTGAATTCTTCCGGAAGCATCTCTCCCCTTGTCGCCAGTGGCCTCGGCGTGCGGGCCGACGGACCAACCCAAGCTCCCTCCCATAATCCCAACCCCCAAGCCAGAGATAACAACCCCAGCGAGTCGGCGACAACCCTCCCTCCCGCTCCGACGTCGGAGATGGGCACCCCCTCGTACCGGCTCGCGGCGGCGGTCACGGCCCCCCCGGGCGCCGAGGCCGAGTTCCTCCTCGTCCGGCAGCTGCCCCCGACGCCCCCGCtgggggtggaggaggagggggagtacGGGCGCTACGTCGACAGCGACCTCTACGACCTCCCGTCGGCGCCCCTGCGGCGCCTCGCGGATGGGGAGCCGGCCCGGCCGGGCGTGGCCCTCGCCGGCGCGGAGGCCGAGGGCTCCCTCGACCTCTCGCGCCTGGACGTCCCCGCCGCCCTCCACCAG ATTTTGAGCCAATTGGGCCTGACAAACGCAATGTGCGGGGAGTGGAGGCTCCTCAAGCATATTGTGGAGGCAGAGTTCGGCCCTGACGCGGGCGTCAACACGGTGCTCATCATCACGTCGCTCGAGTCGAAACCGGAGGCATTGCCAG ACTCCTGTAAATGGATGTCCAAGGAGGGTGCTCGGGAATTGCTTTCTGACGTGAAGCCCGGTGGTACTCGAATTGGGCCCTATGTGCATGTTGGATTTGTTAAATCGGAGCTATCTTCAGATTGTACAGCTGGCTCCACATTGGTCTCCCAG GAGTACCCTCCCGGAATAACCCTTGTACCAATGAAGAGTAGTACCCTACGGCCTTTTCGCACAACTAATCTCGTGGTAATACAAGCAACCAGTGGTACATGTGCATCGAAGCGATCTGATTATTTTGCTTGTGGAGATGCTTTACTTATAGATCCTGGATGTTGCTCACAGGTTCATACAGAG CTTGCAGATCTTGTCAATTCCCTTCCAAAGAAGTTACTGGTCCTTGTtacgcatcatcataatgatcatGTCGAGG GTCTTTCGGTTGTTCAGAGATGCAATCCTGATGCTGTTCTTTTGACACATGAAAACACGATGAAGCGCATAGGAAAAG GGAATTGGTCAACCGGCAATACTGCTGTGACTGGTGGTGAAAGCATATGCATAGGTGACCAAGAACTGCAAGTCGTTTTTGCTCCT GGTCATACAGATGGTCATATGGGGCTTCTCCATGTCAATACCAATGCACTAATTGTCGGAGATCATTGTGTAGG GCATGGAAGTGCAATATTGGACAATAGAGCTGGTGGCAACATGAAG GACTACTTCCAAACCACATACAAATTCTTGGAGATGTCGCCACACGTGCTAATTCCAATGCATGGAAGAATCAACCTATGGCCCAAGCATATGCTTTGTGGATATCTCAA GAATCGAAAGGCTAGAGAAGCCTCCATTCTGCAATCCATAGAGAATGGTGCTCAAACTTTGTTTGATATAGTTTCGAAGACTTACTGTGATGTAGACAGGAAATTGTGGATTCCTGCATCCTTCAATGTTCGCCTTCATGTTGATCATCTGAACTCTCAACATAAACTTCCCAAG GATTTCTCCTTAGAAATGTTCAGTGGAAGTTGCGATGAATTTATGTCTAGCCTGCAGCAGTAA
- the LOC123076057 gene encoding glycosyltransferase BC10-like, translating to MDNNSSRSSMAKPMEAVRSGSVLSNVVTVMLLLSLGFVFGMVYNANFQESHLTPFLQPLPSLLRPSPTPVVACGVGPPSPSPTSPQSPPPARMGFADFLAPSGGGLMHNMTDEELFWRASMVPRVALVPRRIVPKVAFLFLVTGNLPLRPLWEKFFAGHEGLYSIYVHASPAYTGSPPADSVFYGRMIPSQNTSWGNMNLVDAERRLLGTALLDLGNARFALLSETCIPLLSFPAAHAFLTGANASFIDSFPTRARHAPFFLQRNISRAQWRKGSQWFEMDRELAVDVIAEERYMAVFRGDHGIANMLEHYMPTLVTLLGWGTRAANRTLTYTDWPRPGPHPASYGVRDVTPELLEGMRRGNGECGYSAGKAVEFCFMFARKFSGDALGKLLELAPKVMGFG from the exons ATGGACaacaacagcagcaggagcagcatgGCCAAGCCCATGGAAGCCGTCCGTTCCGGGAGCGTCCTCTCCAATGTGGTCACCGTCATGCTGCTCCTCTCCTTGGGCTTCGTCTTCGGCATGGTGTACAACGCCAACTTCCAGGAATCCCATCTCACGCCATTCCTGCAGCCGCTGCCTTCTCTCCTACGGCCATCGCCAACTCCGGTGGTAGCGTGCGGCGTCGGCCCACCGTCGCCCTCTCCCACTTCGCCGCAGTCCCCGCCACCGGCGCGAATGGGGTTCGCCGACTTCCTCGCGCCGAGTGGCGGCGGCCTCATGCACAACATGACCGACGAGGAGCTGTTCTGGAGGGCGTCCATGGTGCCCAGGGTCGCCCTCGTGCCGCGGCGCATCGTGCCCAAGGTGGCCTTCCTGTTCCTGGTCACCGGGAACCTGCCGCTGCGGCCGTTGTGGGAGAAGTTCTTCGCCGGGCACGAGGGGCTCTACTCCATCTACGTCCACGCCAGCCCCGCCTACACCGGCTCGCCGCCGGCCGACTCCGTCTTCTACGGCCGCATGATCCCAAGCCAG AACACGAGCTGGGGCAACATGAACCTGGTCGATGCCGAGCGGCGGCTGCTGGGGACGGCGTTGCTGGACCTCGGTAATGCACGGTTCGCGCTGCTGTCGGAGACGTGcatccctctcctctccttcccggCTGCCCACGCCTTCCTCACCGGCGCCAACGCCAGCTTCATCGACAGCTTCCCCACCCGTGCGCGGCATGCGCCCTTTTTCCTCCAGCGCAACATCAGCCGCGCGCAGTGGCGTAAGGGGTCGCAGTGGTTCGAGATGGACCGGGAGCTCGCCGTGGACGTCATCGCCGAGGAGCGGTACATGGCCGTGTTTCGCGGCGACCACGGCATCGCCAACATGTTGGAGCACTACATGCCGACGCTGGTGACCCTGCTGGGCTGGGGCACGCGCGCCGCCAACCGGACCCTCACGTACACCGACTGGCCGAGACCGGGCCCGCACCCGGCGAGCTACGGCGTCAGGGACGTCACACCAGAGCTGCTGGAGGGGATGAGGCGAGGGAACGGGGAGTGCGGCTACAGCGCCGGCAAGGCGGTTGAGTTCTGCTTCATGTTCGCGCGCAAGTTCTCCGGGGATGCGCTCGGCAAGTTGCTTGAGCTCGCTCCTAAGGTCATGGGGTTCGGCTGA
- the LOC123073816 gene encoding glycosyltransferase BC10-like has translation MVCTASFHDSYLLPFLQPLPSLLRSRSPLPPHAPAPSPVTELPSQSPSPSPDTACVVGPPLPSPPSQQPTPSPPASLGFADFLAPSGGLMHNMTDEELFWRASMVPRVARVPWRIVPKVAFLFLVRGDLPLRPLWEKFFAGHEGLYSIYVHASPAYTGSPPADSVFYGRMIPSQNTSWGDMNLVHAERRLVATALLDLGNARFALLSETCIPLLSFPAAYAFLTGSNASFIDSFPTRARHVPFFTERNVSLAQWRKGSQWFEMDRPIAVELVAEERYMAVFRGDHGIGNMEEHYLPTLVTLLGWGARAANRTLTYVAWPRPGPHPATYGVRDVTAELLEGMRRGNGECGYGRAGGAVEFCFMFSRKFSRDALAKLLELAPKVMGFG, from the exons ATGGTGTGCACCGCCAGCTTCCACGATTCCTACCTCCTTCCTTTCCTGCAGCCGTTGCCATCTCTCCTACGGTCGCGGTCACCGCTGCCCCCGCACGCGCCCGCGCCGTCGCCGGTGACAGAGTTACCCTCACAGTCGCCCTCGCCATCACCGGACACAGCGTGCGTCGTCGGCCCACCGTTGCCCTCTCCTCCCTCGCAGCAGCCGACGCCGTCCCCGCCGGCGAGCTTGGGGTTCGCGGACTTCCTCGCGCCGAGCGGCGGTCTCATGCACAACATGACCGACGAGGAGCTGTTCTGGAGGGCGTCCATGGTGCCCAGGGTCGCCCGCGTGCCGTGGCGCATCGTGCCCAAGGTGGCATTCCTGTTCCTCGTGAGGGGGGACCTGCCGCTGCGGCCGTTGTGGGAGAAGTTCTTCGCCGGACACGAAGGGCTCTACTCCATCTACGTGCACGCGAGCCCCGCCTACACCGGCTCGCCGCCGGCAGACTCCGTCTTCTACGGCCGCATGATCCCAAGCCAG AACACCAGCTGGGGCGACATGAACCTCGTGCACGCGGAGCGGCGACTGGTGGCAACGGCGCTGCTGGACCTCGGCAACGCGCGGTTCGCGTTGCTGTCGGAGACGTGcattcctctcctctccttcccggCCGCCTACGCCTTCCTCACTGGCTCCAACGCCAGCTTCATCGACAGCTTCCCCACCCGCGCGCGGCACGTCCCATTCTTCACCGAACGCAACGTCAGCCTCGCGCAGTGGCGCAAGGGGTCGCAATGGTTCGAGATGGACCGGCCGatcgccgtggagctcgtcgccgaggAGCGTTACATGGCCGTGTTCCGCGGCGACCACGGAATCGGCAACATGGAGGAGCACTACCTGCCGACACTGGTAACCCTGCTGGGCTGGGGTGCGCGCGCCGCCAACCGGACCCTCACGTACGTCGCCTGGCCGAGACCGGGCCCGCACCCGGCAACCTACGGCGTGAGGGACGTCACGGCGGAGCTGCTGGAGGGGATGAGGCGAGGGAACGGGGAGTGCGGCTACGGCCGTGCCGGCGGGGCGGTTGAGTTCTGCTTCATGTTCTCGCGCAAGTTCTCCCGGGACGCGCTCGCCAAGCTGCTTGAGCTCGCTCCTAAGGTCATGGGGTTCGGCTGA